Proteins found in one Polyodon spathula isolate WHYD16114869_AA chromosome 10, ASM1765450v1, whole genome shotgun sequence genomic segment:
- the LOC121321394 gene encoding hydroxycarboxylic acid receptor 2-like, with protein MTKNSTMHCLSSQINIASILPPALIIEFLLGIPGNAIALWVFCFRMKVWRPSTVYLLNLVLADFLLILCLPFRIDNLLRGEHWVFGDPLCRINLFMLAANRSASISFMTVVAAERYFKIVHPHRRINRLSVKQASMMSCGVWVLILSLRIPLLTSQLLQEHNGTFLCRSFSSYSMIPTGILLHYFLYVVEFFLPFSVLLFCTLRITWVLKHRSMNRDRKIRNAIRVVSVIMLVFALCFGPGIVTGLTTLLIKQLSPGDCVSFRLASECFSASIAFTYLNSVLDPLIYCFSCTMFRNTLKKSISYLGLCQLEESRRGSVTSVT; from the coding sequence ATGACGAAGAACAGCACTATGCACTGCCTGTCCTCCCAGATCAACATTGCCTCCATCCTCCCCCCAGCTCTCATCATTGAGTTCCTGCTGGGGATTCCTGGGAACGCCATTGCCTTGTGGGTCTTCTGTTTCCGTATGAAAGTCTGGAGGCCGAGCACGGTGTACCTCCTTAACCTGGTGCTGGCAGATTTCTTGCTCATCCTCTGCCTTCCTTTCAGGATCGACAATCTCCTGCGAGGCGAGCACTGGGTTTTTGGGGATCCCTTGTGCCGCATCAACCTCTTCATGCTGGCCGCAAACCGCTCGGCCAGCATTAGCTTTATGACGGTGGTGGCCGCCGAACGCTACTTCAAGATTGTCCACCCACACCGCAGGATCAACCGTCTGTCTGTGAAGCAGGCTTCCATGATGTCCTGTGGAGTGTGGGTTCTGATTCTGTCCCTGAGGATCCCCCTGCTGACCAGCCAGCTCCTGCAGGAACACAATGGCACCTTCCTGTGCCGCAGTTTCAGCTCTTACTCCATGATCCCCACAGGGATCCTCCTGCACTACTTCCTGTACGTGGTAGAATTTTTCCTTCCCTTCTCCGTGCTGCTGTTCTGCACACTCAGGATCACTTGGGTCCTGAAGCATCGGAGCATGAACAGAGACCGGAAGATCAGGAACGCCATCAGGGTGGTGTCGGTGATCATGCTGGTGTTTGCTTTGTGCTTTGGGCCGGGGATCGTGACCGGTCTGACCACGCTCCTCATCAAGCAACTCAGCCCTGGGGACTGTGTGTCTTTCAGGCTGGCATCAGAGTGTTTCAGCGCCTCCATTGCTTTCACCTACCTGAACAGCGTGCTGGACCCGCTCATCTACTGCTTCTCCTGCACCATGTTCAGGAACACTTTGAAGAAGTCCATCAGCTACCTGGGCCTGTGCCAGCTGGAGGAGTCCAGGAGGGGCAGCGTTACCAGCGTCACCTGA